The Erythrobacter sp. genome segment CTGCCGTGACGTAAAGCTCCGGCCGCATCAGGATCGATGGCACTCCTGCAATTACGTCGCGAATAATCCCCCCCACGCAGCCGGTCACCACGCCGAGGATAACTGCAGCAATCGGAGCGACATCGAAGGCCAGTGCCTTCGCCGTGCCCAGCGCCGCGAACACTGCGAGACCGAGCGCATCGGCCCATTCCAGCCAGCGGCCTTCCCACCATTTTCGCGGCAGGAACCACGCGAACAGCGCGGTGGCGAGCACCACCGGCGCAACCCAGAAATCGCGCAGCCAGAAGGCGGGCGCGCCCAGCAGCGCATCGCGCACCGATCCACCGCCCACTCCGGTCAGCAGCGCAAAAAAGGCACAGGTGACGAACGTCTGGTTGAGCCGCGCCGCCATCAGCGCGCCCGAAAGCGCGAACACTGCCGTGCCGCCCAGATCGACAAAGGGCGGCAGCACCGGCCCGGTGATGTCTGCGCCAATCATCCCGGAACCTCTACGGGTGCCCTAACCTTGGCCTTCCGCCGCCGGAACATCAGCACGCAGCCGAGCAGCGATCCGATCACCCCCAAAGCCGCGAACAGGATGAGGATCGGATGGCTGGTATCCTCACGCTCCTGCAGGTCCATGATGTGCAGGCCCCACATGAAATCGAAAGTCCGCCACCAGCCGCTGCGCACCGCCAGCACTTCACCGGTCTGCGCGGCGATGTAGATATGCGTATCGTCGGCAAAGCGCGCCTGCCAGGCGTTTAACGGTGTCCGCAGGTCCATCGGGGAGGCATCACCGGGAAAATATGTCACCGCCTCCAGCGCCGCCTCACCGGCATAGGTCGCCTCGGCAATTTCGCGCGCGCCTTCTTGCAGCACCGGATTGTAGAGCCGTCCGTCGAGCGCGGAATAGCGATAGCGACCGCCGTCCTCCTCGACCACGATCCATCCCGGCCCGTCGGCAAAGCCCTGCAGGGTGACGCTGCGCACGCTGGGCGGCAGTTGCGGCACGATGAGAAGCTCGGTCGAAACAGCCGGCAATTCGTTGCGCAAGTGATCGCCGCGCACATATTCGATTGGGTGCCACACCATGATCAGGCCGGTGACGGTCCACATCAGGATCGGCACGCCGACCAGCCAGCCGAGCCAGATGTGCCATTTGGCGAAGCGGCGCATGAAGTGTCCGCGCGCCATCAATCCCTCGCAAACAGTTTGGAGCGGTCGGCAAAGGCTTTCATCTCGATGGCATTGCCCGCCGGATCGCGGAAGAACATGGTCGCCTGCTCGCCCGGCTGCCCGGCAAAGCGGATATGCGGTTCGATAGCAAAGGCGACGCCCGCGACACGCAGCCGCTCGGCCAGTGCCTGCCACTCGGCCATGCCCAGCACGATGCCGAAATGCGGCACCGGCACGTCATGCCCGTCCACCGGGTTTGCTGCCGCATCACCCGCGCGAGGGGCCAGGTGGGCGACGATCTGGTGGCCGTAGAAATCGAAATCGATCCATTCGTCACTGCTGCGCCCTTCGGGGCAGCCCATCACCGTGCCCCAGAAGTGCCGTGCCACGACAAGATCATCGACCGGGAAGGCGAGGTGGAAAGGGGAAAGCTCACTCATCGGGAAGGTATCCTGTGCAGGCCGAGCGCAAGGCCGAAGCCGAGTATAGGTGCCGCTCCATAGCCGATCAACGGCGCGGGGTAAGGGGCCATCAGTGACATCACGGCATAACCGAAGAACAGGCCCGCGAGCGCGAACCGCTTGGCGCGATCGAAGGGAATGGCAAACAGGATCAGTGCGAAGGTAGCGGCGAGCGAGAGGGCGAGGGCGATCGCTACGATGACGCTGTGCTCTGCTGCGTCCATCAGGACCCGCTCCACGAACGGCTGCGGCGCGAGTTCCCCGCGCACCGCCATCAGCAACGAAGCGAAGAAGCCGAGCACAGCCACCGCGCCCACTTTCCAGTCTTTCGTCACGTGATGCAGCCCGACAGCGGCGAATGTGAGCGCGAAGCCGGTTCCCGCGTCAGGCTGAAACAGCGCTGCGGCCAGCGCGACCAGCAAAATCGGCGCGGCGAGCTTGCGGTTACGGGCGGCGAGCACGCACAGCGCCGGGGCGGCGAACATTCCGGTGTGCAGGGCAATCGGGCCAAGCGGGAACCAGCGCACCACCCGATCCCCGGTGATGGACGTCAATTCCGGCCCCACCACCAAGGGGCTGAGCATGAAAACTACCAGCGCGATGACCAGCAAATGGCGGCTGGGCGCCGTATGCGGCCCCCGCCCGATCAGGATGAAGAGGCAGGCCAGCGCCAGTGCAGCAAGGTTGACCAGCGCATAATGCGAGGGCGCGCCGGCCAGCGCCATGTACAGCGCCCCCGCCAGCACCGGAACCGCCAGCGCGAGTACAGCGGGAAGGCGTTCCCGTAGCGGCAAATCACATATGGATCGGCTTGCCGCGCACGCCCATTGCCGCTTCCTTGGTCGCTTCGGCGTGGGTCGGGTGGGCGTGGCAGGTGTAGGCGATGTCCTCGCTCGTCGCGCCGAATTCCATCGCAATGCAGGCTTCGGCGATCATTGTCCCGGCCACGCTGGCAATCGCCCACACGCCGAGCACGCGATCGGTCTCGGCATCGGCGATGACTTTCACGAAGCCGTCGGGCTCGTGATTGGTCTTGGCGCGGCTGTTGGCCATCATCGGGAACTTGCTCGACTTGATCGCGCCGCGCTCCTTCGCCTGCTCCTCGGTCAGTCCGACCCCGGCGATTTCCGGCCAGGTATAGACGACGCTGGGGATGACCGCGTGATTGATGATCCCGGTCTGTCCGGCGATCCATTCGGCCACCGCGATGCCTTCATCCTCGGCCTTGTGTGCCAGCATCGGGCCGGGGATCACATCGCCGACGGCGCGGACGCCAGCCACGGCAGTGCGGAATTCATGATCGACTTCGATCTGCCCGCGCTTGTTCAATTCCAGCCCGATGTTTTCGAGTCCGAGGCCTTCGGTATTGGGGCGCCGACCGATGCTCACCAGCACGCAATCGGCTTCCAGCGTTTCCGCCGCGCCGCCGGCTGCGGGCTCAAGCGTCAGCGTGGCCTTCTTGCCTTTTACCGTCACTCCCGTGACCTTGGTCGAAAGGCGGAAGTCGATGCCCTGCTTCTTGAAGATCTTGCGCGCTTCCTTGCGCACGTCGCCGTCCATCCCGGGCAGGATCTCGTCGAGGAATTCGACGCAGATGACTTCCGCGCCAAGCCGCCGCCAGACCGAACCCAGCTCCAGCCCGATCACCCCGCCACCGATCACCACCATCCGCTTGGGCACCGAGGCCAGCTCGAGCGCGCCGGTGGAATCGACTACGACACCCTTGGCGTTATCGATTTCCACTCCGGGCAACTGCGTGACGGAAGAACCCGTGGCGATCACCACTTCCCTGGCGGTAATCGTTTCCTCGCCAACCTTTACCGTGTGCGCATCGACAAACGTCGCGTAACCCTTCTTCCAGTCCACCTTGTTCTTCTTGAACAGGAATTCGATGCCCTTGGTCAGCCCGTCCACCGCGTCGATGCGCTGTTCGTGCATCTTGGGCAGGTTGAGCTTCGGCGTTACTTCCACGCCCATGCTCGCCATCGTGCCATT includes the following:
- a CDS encoding VOC family protein, encoding MSELSPFHLAFPVDDLVVARHFWGTVMGCPEGRSSDEWIDFDFYGHQIVAHLAPRAGDAAANPVDGHDVPVPHFGIVLGMAEWQALAERLRVAGVAFAIEPHIRFAGQPGEQATMFFRDPAGNAIEMKAFADRSKLFARD
- the lpdA gene encoding dihydrolipoyl dehydrogenase; the encoded protein is MAEYQYDVLIIGAGPGGYVAAIRAAQLGLKVACAESRETLGGTCLNVGCIPSKAMLHASEFFDAAANGTMASMGVEVTPKLNLPKMHEQRIDAVDGLTKGIEFLFKKNKVDWKKGYATFVDAHTVKVGEETITAREVVIATGSSVTQLPGVEIDNAKGVVVDSTGALELASVPKRMVVIGGGVIGLELGSVWRRLGAEVICVEFLDEILPGMDGDVRKEARKIFKKQGIDFRLSTKVTGVTVKGKKATLTLEPAAGGAAETLEADCVLVSIGRRPNTEGLGLENIGLELNKRGQIEVDHEFRTAVAGVRAVGDVIPGPMLAHKAEDEGIAVAEWIAGQTGIINHAVIPSVVYTWPEIAGVGLTEEQAKERGAIKSSKFPMMANSRAKTNHEPDGFVKVIADAETDRVLGVWAIASVAGTMIAEACIAMEFGATSEDIAYTCHAHPTHAEATKEAAMGVRGKPIHM
- a CDS encoding PepSY domain-containing protein, whose translation is MARGHFMRRFAKWHIWLGWLVGVPILMWTVTGLIMVWHPIEYVRGDHLRNELPAVSTELLIVPQLPPSVRSVTLQGFADGPGWIVVEEDGGRYRYSALDGRLYNPVLQEGAREIAEATYAGEAALEAVTYFPGDASPMDLRTPLNAWQARFADDTHIYIAAQTGEVLAVRSGWWRTFDFMWGLHIMDLQEREDTSHPILILFAALGVIGSLLGCVLMFRRRKAKVRAPVEVPG
- a CDS encoding TRIC cation channel family protein, with amino-acid sequence MIGADITGPVLPPFVDLGGTAVFALSGALMAARLNQTFVTCAFFALLTGVGGGSVRDALLGAPAFWLRDFWVAPVVLATALFAWFLPRKWWEGRWLEWADALGLAVFAALGTAKALAFDVAPIAAVILGVVTGCVGGIIRDVIAGVPSILMRPELYVTAAAFSAALCAGLLLLGVVQPLAMGIAALAGFALRGAAMVWSIELPAYSREA